A genome region from Mugil cephalus isolate CIBA_MC_2020 chromosome 13, CIBA_Mcephalus_1.1, whole genome shotgun sequence includes the following:
- the ptpn20 gene encoding FERM and PDZ domain-containing protein 2 isoform X2, producing the protein MSSTFVTLAEVLEARGGPLLEEEVWSLLLGTAESLVDVSYKGQNNMCNIISPTSLLLSATGTLAFKNCGLSDEVSTFAAPEMLQGRASSTKPATERMLVYSLGMTLYWSVDFHLPQNQPVQLSDHLNSLLLSMCEDLAHRRVNLNSVLEACEYQHKASILLPPAKVIRQLVEEVFHESMDHGSLPDTNVPLSGRSQMIRERLHGKRGPFSDFSDGSAEGRRYSTDSDSKSGSLPQRPWRQRQRSSPTPLYQSSLDRLPRGVRHRDSTCSCLGRSPHHDISPKTSGRSHSPSITFSESSLSLSQRKAKALGPEFVRMPDEQQILLELPGSIVSRKGRSCSSQREVTVVLPNGQCVVVRCDIKSKARDVFDMVVAHANLVEHFYFGLAFIDDDEYFFLDHETKISKVAPDSWKKGQISSFLVFLRVKFFVDDISFILHKLTRHQYYLQLRKDILEDRLYCNEETGLFLAALALQAEFGDYMPELYGKNYYQPEHYVSKRMLEKLALPSVKEELPRLHANHSQMLPEEAETEYLKIVQQLPEYGVMFHRVGREKRPVVGELVLGVCAKGIIVYEMKNHLRAVTRRFLWRETDSISTGRRKLIIECGGPSGKKHGFVTESSKIAQYLLNLCSAQHKFHSEMTSRQLNHTMIPDENMEKYMSVYRARNLNLKRISCSEGMLNHVGLAPGQPDSMSKSCDDLTAKLEARLRQQRELRREMSRELNKELPETGDLRDGKEQQCWSTPEPIPRMMSSVSLQKQDSDTSSSIRVDTPTRTPPEREIVCVNLKKDPKLGFGFVIVGEDNTGKLDLGIFIASIVPDGPADKDGRIKPGGRLISLNKTSLEGVTFSDAAAILQNSPDEVELIVSQPKHSLKDRNSSLSQSTLGLALERSFGSQTTLSGTEFRPAVEELEEAITLSSMATPKQSRRLHIPVVRIHDTQDMCSRSPSVLSLRSSERFTVELRKSHGSLGISVAGGMNTNVRHGGVYIKSLVMGGAADEDGRIQIGDRLLEVDGSNLRGVTHQQAVECLKRTGEVVSLLLEREPTVILEPRFDSPCPPLVYSPSHIAPPRTEVSMETTLSGRAKDYSFVTDENTHEVLLKKSLSGLGFSFYISQLRTGPDRGSVVRIKRLFPGQPAMESGLLREGDIILSVNKERVKDLSYQRVLFLLRGAPSEVRLLICRPGAGVLHDVDDNTLSPASSREVRSRSLDIRLGEDYTKFLKDEYDANVSKQKQPLSQDKDLNNRPEKTPEPPAAPPLPESQESQKREAQADQTPPSPPRSPPTSPASPPSPVSPASPASPASPTSPLPSPPPAPQAAAEKPGEGKEVETKRKSKGEREEKGEAATTSSSTVMLMDVYPKTATNSVYASGFREDADGSVTYCLMGNGLTIVADEEYLTISSTLEPVHSLPTDSTPATNLAAFSSQTSNIFQNPNLSSLVSTASASSLGLSADTPTTCSLAHPSQPLTTQPPKTKHHLIQEGLLPSHYKAMSKNSRPLVPPPQPPPPTPITAQILSSVSPPPALTLPNTVLPPPAQTHTQPRAEPEKRERQYDDDYDEDEDEEEAESRRKGLVKEFELTVVLTKSRSGSFGFTITRSKLDNCYYIQEILDNPAKADGRLRAGDRLVTVNGHDVTSVADDVAMTILRSSPRRLSMTLGRAVSNLVAPPPCDSLPDVVLYKTPSGQLGIKLTGGIGSKWQGIYCLAVVPGSPASEEGSVQPNDKILYICGRCTLGMTLEDAVKACEIAPRKVKLKILREDQPVTPKAKWNGLFDWKKDRKFFARFEEPVSPEKDSPTEDAVCRTAAKFRCLSVAQEQDSCVMQVEFTKPDGGGLGFALIGGTNGSMLRVREICSGGVAEQDGRLRVGDILLEVNGVIVSGLSHSKVVDILRKAEGAVQLTICRDILTYSESPTPPNMSAHTEAILAEQPAPVSSPDGCSSPDVLLSRPVERPPEATSDPVVNDPDIVLTSPPSPPHRLSVVTIETTVKEESCNSTPSHQACCPSLNVTDMLHGASDRKQIVTKLLDQSCKDRRKTQSDGWSSEEDDDVFDATSQETTPLQTGPPIVSEEELASLALITPAKASQYSGSRVKALIQILQHQLDQQELVKEFMTLEHLKPSDNCLVGKAPENRDKNRYRDILPYDKTRVALGENQDYINASYIRMQVGAEEFFYISCQGPLPSTVQAFWQMIWENKSDLICMMTQEVERGRIKCHKYWPEKLDVPLDIGRYQLYLENQQYLEYFHIKIIRMVETETSETHFVHHLKFTHWPDHGVPQCSEQLVRFIRYLRAVHHRGPVTVHCSAGIGRTGVLICTDIIINLVENDLPINVSDIVKEMRLQRHGMIQTKEQYLFCYKVWLEVLQGILQLHGNQWQPESPRDHKVV; encoded by the exons ATGAGCAGCACATTTGTTACATTAGCTGAAGTACTGGAGGCACGAGGGGGGCCTCTGCTGGAGGAAGAGGTCTGGTCCCTGCTGCTGGGCACTGCAGAGTCTTTAGTGGATGTCTCTTATAAAG gtcaaaACAATATGTGCAATATCATAAGCCCCACCTCTTTGCTGCTGTCAGCCACTGGTACCTTAGCGTTTAAGAACTGTGGCCTATCAGATGAGGTATCCACCTTCGCTGCTCCAGAGATGCTGCAGGGCCGTGCCAGCTCAACCAAACCTGCCACAGAGAGG ATGCTGGTGTATTCACTGGGTATGACTCTCTACTGGTCAGTTGATTTTCACCTACCTCAAAATCAG CCAGTCCAGTTGAGTGACCACCTAaacagcctcctcctcagcatGTGTGAGGACCTGGCCCACCGCAGGGTGAATCTCAACTCCGTCCTGGAAGCCTGCGAATATCAGCACAAAGCCTCCATCCTGCTGCCCCCCGCCAAAGTCATCAGacagctggtggaggaggttTTTCATGAATCA aTGGACCATGGCTCTCTGCCAGACACCAATGTCCCTCTGAGTGGCAGGAGCCAGATGATCAGAGAGAGACTTCACG GAAAGAGAGGGCCATTTTCAGACTTCAGCGACGGAAGCGCCGAAGGGAGGAGATACTCAACGGACTCTGATTCCAAGTCAG gGAGTTTACCTCAAAGACcctggagacaaagacagagaagctcTCCCACACCGTTGTACCAATCATCTTTAGACAG ACTCCCCCGCGGGGTTCGTCACAGGGACAGCACCTGCAGTTGTCTCGGGAGGAGCCCCCACCATGACATCTCTCCCAAGACATCAGGCAGATCTCACAGTCCTTCCATCACATTCAGCGAGTCCTCGCTCAGCCTGAGCCAGAGGAAAGCAAAG gcaTTGGGTCCAGAGTTCGTCAGAATGCCAGATGAACAACAAATTCTTCTCGAGCTCCCAGGATCCATTGTG TCCAGAAAGGGCCGTTCATGTTCGTCTCAGAGAGAGGTGACTGTGGTGCTGCCTAACGGACAGTGCGTGGTGGTCCGCTGTGACATTAAGTCCAAAGCGAGAGATGTGTTTGACATGGTGGTGGCTCACGCAAACTTGGTGGAACACTTTTACTTTGGTCTTGCCTTTATAGATG ATGATGAATACTTCTTTTTGGATCACGAAACAAAAATCTCCAAAGTCGCGCCTGACAGCTGGAAAAAAGGGCAGATATCTTCCTTTTTGGTGTTTCTTCGAGTCAAATTTTTTGTTGACGATATCTCCTTCATTCT GCACAAACTGACTCGTCACCAGTACTATTTACAGCTGCGTAAGGATATCTTGGAGGACAGGCTGTATTGTAATGAGGAGACGGGCTTGTTCCTGGCTGCTCTTGCTCTGCAGGCTGAGTTTGGTGACTACATGCCAGAG TTGTATGGTAAGAATTATTACCAGCCGGAGCATTATGTGTCCAAGAGGATGCTGGAGAAGCTTGCCCTGCCCAGTGTCAAGGAAGAGCTGCCAAGACTACATGCAAATCATTCCCAGATGCTGCCAGAAGAGGCAGAAACAGAGTATCTAAAG ATTGTCCAACAGCTCCCAGAGTATGGCGTCATGTTCCACCGTgtggggagagagaaaaggccGGTGGTGGGAGAGTTGGTTTTGGGAGTCTGTGCCAAAGGAATCATCGTGTATGAGATGAAGAACCACCTCCGAGCTGTCACCAGACGCTTCCTCTGGAGGGAAACTGACTCCATATCCacaggg CGACGTAAACTGATTATAGAGTGTGGCGGGCCCAGTGGGAAAAAGCACGGCTTTGTAACTGAGAGCTCCAAAATAGCACAGTACCTCCTGAACCTCTGCTCAGCACAGCACAAGTTTCATAGCGAGATGACGTCAAGACAGCTTAACCACACAATGATACCAG aTGAGAACATGGAGAAGTACATGTCTGTCTACCGGGCTCGTAACCTGAACCTGAAGCGTATTTCCTGCTCAGAGGGCATGTTGAACCACGTCGGTCTGGCACCCGGTCAGCCGGACTCCATGTCCAAGTCGTGCGACGACCTGACGGCCAAGCTGGAGGCTCGTCTCCGGCAGCAGAgagagctgaggagggagaTGAGCAGAGAGCTGAACAAGGAGCTGCCTGAAACAGGAGACCTCAGGGATGGGAAGGAGCAGCAGTGCTGGAG CACTCCAGAGCCAATTCCCAGAATGATGTCCAGCGTCTCACTACAGAAGCAGGACTCTGACACTTCATCCTCCATACGAG TTGACACGCCGACTCGAACCCcaccagagagagagatagtCTGCGTGAACCTGAAGAAAGATCCCAAACTGGGCTTCG GCTTTGTAATAGTAGGAGAGGACAATACAGGTAAACTTGACCTTGGGATCTTCATTGCTTCCATTGTTCCCGACGGGCCTGCGGACAAAGATGGACGAATCAAACCCG GTGGGCGTCTCATCTCCTTAAACAAGACCAGTTTGGAAGGAGTGACATTCAGCGACGCTGCTGCCATCTTACAGAACAGCCCCGATGAGGTGGAGCTCATCGTGTCTCAGCCGAAAC ATTCTTTGAAAGACAGAAATAGTTCCTTGAGCCAAAGTACTCTCGGTTTGGCGTTGGAGAGGAGCTTCGGGTCCCAGACCACCCTGTCTGGCACAGAGTTCCGTCCCGCCGTGGaggaactggaggaggccatcaCGCTGTCCAGCATGGCGACCCCGAAACAGAGCAGGAGGCTTCACATTCCTGTTGTGCGAATACATGACACCCAG GACATGTGTTCGAGGTCACCCTCCGTCTTAAGCCTCAGATCGTCGGAGCGGTTCACGGTGGAGCTGAGGAAAAGCCACGGCAGCCTTGGCATCAGTGTTGCT GGAGGAATGAACACTAATGTGCGACATGGAGGAGTTTACATCAAGAGCCTGGTGATGGGAGGCGCTGCCGACGAGGACGGGCGCATTCAAATTg GTGACAGACTGCTGGAGGTTGACGGGTCCAACCTGAGGGGCGTGACTCACCAGCAAGCTGTTGAGTGCCTGAAGAGGACTGGGGAG GTGGTAAGCCTGCTGCTGGAAAGGGAGCCCACAGTAATACTGGAGCCTAGGTTTGACTCACCCTGCCCTCCCCTGGTCTACAGTCCATCACACATCGCACCCCCCAGGACTGaagtctccatggaaacaaccTTGAGTGGTCGAGCCAAGGACTACAGCTTTGTGACGGATG AAAACACGCATGAAGTGTTACTTAAGAAGAGTTTGTCTGGCCTCGGCTTCAGCTTCTACATCTCACAGCTGCGCACTGGGCCAGACCGCGGCAGTGTGGTGCGCATCAAGCGTCTGTTCCCAGGTCAGCCCGCGATGGAAAGTGGCTTGCTGCGTGAGGGGGACATCATTTTGTCTGTCAACAAAGAGCGCGTCAAGGATCTCTCTTACCAG AGGGTTTTGTTTCTGCTACGTGGTGCTCCATCTGAAGTCCGTCTGTTGATCTGCAGACCTGGTGCTGGAGTGCTGCATGATGTAGATGATAACACGCTG AGTCCTGCATCCTCCCGGGAGGTTCGATCCCGGTCTCTGGACATCCGACTCGGCGAGGACTACACCAAGTTCCTTAAGGACGAGTATGACGCCAATGTGTCCAAACAGAAGCAGCCTCTCTCCCAGGACAAAGATCTGAACAACAGACCAGAGAAAACCCCAGAACCTCCTGCAGCTCCGCCACTCCCAGAGAGCCAGGAAAGTCAGAAGCGTGAAGCGCAGGCCGACCAgactcctccgtctcctcctcgcTCACCCCCAACTTCCCCTGCGTCTCCTCCTTCGCCGGTCTCACCAGCCTCGCCCGCCTCACCAGCATCGCCCACCTCACCCCTGCCTTCCCCTCCACCAGCGCCACAAGCAGCTGCTGAGAAACCAGGGGAGGGTAAGGAAGTAGAGACAAAAAGGAAGAGCAAGGgcgagagggaggagaagggggaggctGCAACGACATCAAGCTCGACTGTGATGCTTATGGATGTGTATCCAAAGACTGCTACAAACTCTGTATATGCCAG TGGATTCAGAGAGGATGCAGATGGCAGCGTGACCTACTGCCTCATGGGAAATGGACTGACAATCGTAGCGGACGAGGAGTACCTGACCATCAGCTCCACACTTGAGCCTGTGCACAGCCTTCCCACTGACAGCACCCCGGCGACCAACCTCGCTGCCTTCAGCTCGCAGACCTCCAACATCTTTCAGAATCCAAACCTCAGCTCTCTCGTCTCCACTGCCAGCGCCTCGTCCCTTGGCCTCTCAGCTGACACCCCGACCACTTGCTCCCTGGCGCACCCGTCTCAGCCACTCACAACGCAGCCGCCGAAAACCAAGCATCACCTGATCCAGGAGGGGCTCCTTCCGAGCCACTACAAAGCCATGTCCAAGAACAGCCGGCCTTTGGTGCCCCCACCTCAGCCTCCTCCGCCGACCCCCATCACGGCCCAGATCCTCTCCTCCGTGTCTCCTCCGCCTGCCCTGACGCTGCCGAACACGGTGCTGCCGCCTCCTGCccagacacacacgcagccgAGAGCGGAACCAGAGAAGAGGGAAAGACAGTACGACGATGATTATGATGAAgacgaggatgaggaggaggcagagagtcGAAGAAAG GGGCTGGTTAAAGAGTTTGAGCTCACGGTGGTTCTGACCAAGTCCAGGAGCGGAAGCTTCGGGTTCACCATCACCCGTAGCAAACTGGACAACTGCTACTACATACAGGAAATACTGGACAACCCGGCCAAGGCAGACGGGCGACTCCGAGCGGGAGACAGGCTCGTCACA GTAAATGGGCATGATGTTACTAGTGTGGCAGATGATGTTGCCATGACGATTCTCAGGTCATCTCCAAGAAGACTGAGCATGACGCTGGGGAGGGCAGTCAGCAACCTGGTGGCTCCGCCTCCCTGTGACAGCCTGCCTGATGTTGTTCTCTACAAAACTCCCTCTGGACAACTGG GCATAAAGCTGACGGGTGGTATTGGCAGCAAGTGGCAGGGCATCTATTGTCTGGCGGTGGTGCCAGGCTCCCCGGCCAGCGAGGAGGGCAGCGTGCAGCCCAATGACAAGATCCTCTACATCTGTGGCAGGTGCACCCTTGGGATGACTTTGGAGGATGCGGTCAAAGCCTGCGAGATCGCCCCTCGTAAAGTGAAGCTTAAAATCCTCAG AGAAGACCAGCCAGTGACCCCCAAGGCCAAGTGGAACG GCCTGTTTGACTGGAAAAAGGACAGGAAGTTCTTTGCTCGGTTCGAAGAGCCAGTTTCCCCAGAGAAAGACTCTCCCACTGAAGATG CCGTGTGCAGGACTGCTGCGAAATTCAGATGTCTCTCCGTTGCCCAGGAACAGGAT AGTTGTGTCATGCAAGTAGAGTTCACGAAACCAGACGGAGGAGGACTCGGCTTCGCTCTGATTGGGGGAACAAACGGCAGCATGCTACGGGTGAGGGAAATCTGCTCCGGTGGAGTGGCCGAACAGGACGGCCGCTTGAGAGTGGGGGACATTCTGTTGGAG GTGAACGGTGTGATTGTGTCCGGGCTGAGCCACAGTAAGGTGGTGGATATCTTGCGTAAAGCAGAAGGCGCTGTTCAGCTCACCATCTGCAGAGACATCCTGACCTACTCCGAGTCACCCACGCCGCCAAACATGTCCGCTCACACCGAAGCTATTTTGGCCGAGCAGCCGGCTCCCGTGTCCAGCCCCGATGGTTGTTCCTCACCTGACGTCCTGCTGAGCAGGCCGGTCGAGCGGCCTCCGG AGGCAACTTCAGACCCTGTGGTCAATGACCCAGACATTGTCCTAACGTCGCCACCTTCCCCGCCTCACCGCCTGTCCGTTGTAACAATTGAGACTACAGTCAAAGAG GAGAGTTGTAACAGCACCCCTTCTCATCAAGCTTGCTGCCCATCCCTCAATGTCACTGACATGTTGCATGGAGCTTCCGACAG GAAACAAATTGTGACCAAGCTTTTGGACCAGTCCTGCAAAGACCGCCGGAAAACTCAGTCAGACGGCTGGAGCAGCGAAGAAGATGACGACGTGTTCGACGCCACAAGTCAGGAAACGACCCCTCTCCAGACAG GCCCACCCATAGTATCAGAGGAGGAACTGGCCAGTCTAGCTCTCATCACACCTGCTAAGGCCAGCCAGTATTCAGGCTCCAGGGTTAAAGCTCTTATCCAGATTCTGCAACATCAACTCGATCAGCAGGAACTGGTCAAAGAGTTCATG ACTCTGGAGCATCTGAAGCCCTCCGATAACTGTCTGGTGGGAAAAGCCCCAGAGAACAGAGACAAGAACCGCTACAGAGATATCCTACCCT ATGACAAAACCCGTGTTGCCCTTGGAGAGAACCAGGACTACATCAACGCCAGCTACATCCGCATGCAAGTAGGAGCTGAAGAGTTCTTCTACATCTCCTGCCAGGGCCCTCTGCCCTCCACAGTCCAGGCCTTCTGGCAGATGATCTGGGAAAACAAATCAGACCTCATTTGCATGATGACCCAGGAAGTGGAACGGGGAAGGATCAAGTGTCACAAATATTGGCCAGAGAAGCTGGACGTGCCTTTGGACATTGGCAGGTACCAGCTTTACCTGGAGAACCAACAGTACCTCGAATACTTCCACATCAAGATCATCCGCATGGTGGAGACAGAG ACTAGCGAGACACACTTTGTTCATCACCTGAAGTTCACACACTGGCCAGACCACGGCGTCCCGCAATGCTCCGAGCAGCTGGTTCGCTTCATTCGCTATCTGAGGGCAGTTCACCACAGGGGTCCAGTCACTGTTCACTGCAGCGCTGGGATCGGACGCACGGGAGTTCTCATCTGCACTGACATCATCATTAACCTCGTTGAGAATGACTTGCCT aTTAACGTGAGCGACATCGTAAAAGAGATGAGACTTCAGCGACATGGGATGATTCAGACCAAG GAACAGTACCTCTTCTGCTACAAAGTCTGGTTGGAAGTTTTGCAGGGGATTTTACAGCTTCACGGCAACCAGTGGCAGCCAGAAAGTCCCAGGGACCACAAAGTGGTTTGA